In Pseudomonas fluorescens, one genomic interval encodes:
- a CDS encoding chemotaxis protein CheW yields MSSQATNAKGSEDPILQWVTFKLDNETYGINVMRVQEVLRYTEIAPVPGAPSYVLGIINLRGNVVTVIDTRQRFGLNSGEISDNTRIVIIEADKQVVGIMVDSVAEVVYLRQSEIETAPNVGNEESAKFIQGVCNKNNELLILVELDKMMSEEEWSELESI; encoded by the coding sequence ATGAGTAGTCAGGCGACGAATGCAAAAGGTTCTGAAGATCCGATCCTGCAATGGGTGACCTTCAAGCTGGACAACGAAACCTACGGCATCAACGTGATGCGCGTTCAGGAAGTCCTGCGTTACACCGAAATCGCGCCGGTACCGGGTGCGCCAAGCTACGTGCTGGGCATCATCAACCTGCGCGGTAACGTGGTCACCGTGATCGACACCCGTCAGCGCTTCGGCCTGAACAGCGGCGAGATCAGCGACAACACCCGTATCGTCATCATCGAAGCCGACAAGCAAGTGGTCGGGATCATGGTCGACAGCGTCGCTGAAGTGGTTTACCTGCGTCAGTCGGAAATCGAGACCGCGCCAAACGTCGGCAACGAAGAGTCGGCCAAGTTCATCCAGGGCGTGTGCAACAAGAACAACGAGTTGCTGATCCTGGTCGAGCTGGACAAGATGATGAGCGAAGAAGAATGGTCGGAACTGGAGAGCATCTGA